The Mycobacteriales bacterium DNA segment TCGTCGCCGAGATCCTCGACCAGCACCCAGGCCCGGCCGCCGGCGTGCCGCTCGACGTTGTCCAGCGCGGCCCCGACCGCGGCCGCGAGCTCGGTCGCGACCGGCGCCGGCAGGGCGACCGGGTCGGCCGGCCCGGACACCGTCACCAGCCCGGTCCGGTACGGCGCCAGCAGCGTCCGCAGGTCCACCGGCGCGCCCGCCGGGACCGGGGCCGGCGCGGTCACCAGCGTCCGCAGCGCGACCTCCTGCTCCCCGGCCAGCGCGGCCAGCTCCCCGGCCGGGCCGCCGAGCTCGGCGCCGCGCCTGCGTACCAGCGCGAGCACCTGCAGGACGCCGTCGTGGATGCCGCGGGCCAGCCGCTCCCGCTCCCGGGTCGCGGCGGCCAGCCGGACCGCCACGGCCAGCCGTTGCTCGGCCGCGACCGCCAGCCGGGCGACGTACCCGACGGCGCCGCCGGCCAGCAGCAGGAGCACCATGTTGCCGAGCGTCGCCTGGGTGACCTCGCCGCGGACGACGACCGAGGCCGCGCCCTGCACGACCGCGCCGGCCAGCCCGCCCCGGGCGCCGCCGAGCAGCGCCGAGGACACCACCGGGGCGGCGGCCCAGGCCGTGGTCAGCGTCGGCGCGCCGGTCGCGATCTCGGTCGCGCCCTGCACCGGCAGCGAGAGCAGGGTCAGCCCCGCGCAGACGACGTGGTCGGCGACGACGACCGGCCAGACCCGGCCGCGATCGCGGGTGTTGGCCAGGGTCGTGACGGCGGTCCACGCGGCCATCGCGGCCAGTACCCCGAGCGCGGCCCGCGGGTGCGCGAAGTCGTCCCGCACCTGCAGGGTCAGCACCGCGACATACCCGAGCGCCGCGATCCGATACGCGACAACCCCCCGCCACAACTGCGTCCGGACCCCGGCCCCACTCGGAACCCCACCCGAGATCCCACCGGGGGGCCCGGTCGAGGCCCCACCGGGGGTCCCCGGCAGCGCGCCACCGGGGGTCGCGGTCGAGGCCCCACCGGGCGTCCCGCCCGGGGTCCCGCTGCCGGTCCCGGCTGAGGCCCCACCGGGGGTCCCGCCCGGGGTCCCGGCCGGGGTCCCCGCCGAAGCCCCACCGCGGGTCCCGGAGGCCTTGCTCGGGGACTCGCCGGAGGAGTCCCCAGCCGGGAAGGCGGGTGCCGGTGGGGTCACCGGCCGGCGGACGCCCCGTCGAGCACGCGCAGGGCGCGGTCGAGCTGGGCGCGGGGCAGCACCCGGTCGATCTCGATGTCGCGCAGCCGGGACCGGGCCGTCCGCCGCGAGTCGGACGAACCGAGCCGGAACACCGACCGCGGCAACGCCAACGCCGAGCTCGGCATGCCGACCCGGCGCAGCTCGCCGCGCAGGTTGGCCTTGCCGGCCTCGACCGCGGCCCGCAGGTCGTCCTCGACCGGCCGGTAGCGGCGCGGCAGCGTCCGGCGGGCGATCAGCCGGACCGCGACGATCCGGGCCACGATCAGCAGCACGCCGAGCACGAACACGGCCAGCCCGATCCAGCGCGGCCGGACGACCAGCAGCACCAGGCCGACGATCGGCACCACGAACGTCCAGCGGCTCAGCGCCCGGACGTGGTCGATGGCGAGCAGGCCGAGCAGGTAGCGCAGGATCGTGGTGTTGCGGCGGCCGCCGTCGGCGCCCGGCACCATGTCGCGGACCCGCCAGGTGCCGGTGTCACCCGGGTCGAACCCGTCCGCCCGGGCCGCCCCGTCGGCACTGTCGGCGGCCGAATCGGCGGTCGCCCGCCGCCGTCCCCGCCGAGGCTGTGGAACCACTCCGTCCGCTCCGATCCGGTCCTCGTCGATGCGGACGGCGTCCAGCCGTCCGGTGTCCCCTTCGGCCGCGGCCTGCTCGGACGCCTCCCGCGCCCGCCGCCGCTCCGCCCGGCCCCCGCCCTCCGGCGCCGCCCAGGCATCGGCCGCGCCCTCCGGGCCCGCCCAGCCGTCCGGCGCCCCGCCCGCCGGCCCGGCCCCGCCCTCCGGCGCGGCCCAGCCGCCCTCGGCCCGGGCGCCGCCGGCCCGGCCGCTCTCGGCCCGGGGGGCTCCGGCCCACGTCCCTGGCGACACAGCGTCGTCGCCGGGGGTCCGCGGCACCGGGTGGGTGAACCAGGTCTGATCCTCCGGGACCGTGGTCCGGGGGTCATCGCCACGCTGCGTCGTCACAGACGCATCATTCCCCCGATCCGGTGTGGCCGACGCAAGTTCCCCCGGTCGATACAACGGCGTGTCGCCGCCGCCACGCCGAGGGCGGGCTCAGCCG contains these protein-coding regions:
- a CDS encoding DUF5931 domain-containing protein; the encoded protein is MTPPAPAFPAGDSSGESPSKASGTRGGASAGTPAGTPGGTPGGASAGTGSGTPGGTPGGASTATPGGALPGTPGGASTGPPGGISGGVPSGAGVRTQLWRGVVAYRIAALGYVAVLTLQVRDDFAHPRAALGVLAAMAAWTAVTTLANTRDRGRVWPVVVADHVVCAGLTLLSLPVQGATEIATGAPTLTTAWAAAPVVSSALLGGARGGLAGAVVQGAASVVVRGEVTQATLGNMVLLLLAGGAVGYVARLAVAAEQRLAVAVRLAAATRERERLARGIHDGVLQVLALVRRRGAELGGPAGELAALAGEQEVALRTLVTAPAPVPAGAPVDLRTLLAPYRTGLVTVSGPADPVALPAPVATELAAAVGAALDNVERHAGGRAWVLVEDLGDEVAVSVRDEGPGIPAGRLAAAAVAGRLGVESSMRGRMRDLGGTLSVRTDPAEGTEVEFRVPRGGR